The Nitrospirota bacterium genome contains a region encoding:
- a CDS encoding 4a-hydroxytetrahydrobiopterin dehydratase, with protein sequence MKLNEKRCIPCEGGTPPLGEAEADALLKEIPSWSLREGHIRRTFRFKNFPDAIEFVNSVARLAEGEGHHPNITIRYNKVELELWTHAVKGLSENDFILAAKIDTLTGVGA encoded by the coding sequence ATGAAATTAAATGAAAAGAGGTGTATACCTTGTGAAGGAGGCACTCCTCCTCTCGGAGAGGCTGAGGCAGATGCCCTGTTGAAAGAAATACCATCATGGTCATTAAGGGAGGGACATATCCGGCGGACCTTCAGGTTTAAGAATTTTCCAGATGCTATTGAGTTTGTAAATTCAGTTGCAAGGCTCGCAGAAGGTGAAGGACATCATCCGAATATAACTATTCGCTACAACAAGGTGGAGCTTGAACTTTGGACCCATGCTGTCAAAGGTCTTTCAGAGAACGACTTTATATTAGCCGCAAAGATTGACACGCTGACAGGTGTCGGGGCATGA
- the prfB gene encoding peptide chain release factor 2 yields MFDIDNAKDKVSELESMMHAPSFWDNPQEAQRISKEKSQLEKKINKWNKAEMALEDIDILVELAEEEGDDSLFKDIRDNINNLRNTFTSIEVETLLSGDVDLNNAIISIHPGAGGTESQDWAEMLMRLYLRWAERHGFKVEILDHQSGDEAGIKDVTFSVIGDYAYGYLKAESGIHRLVRISPFDSNKRRHTSFASVFIYPEIEDDLTVEINEDDLRIDTFRASGAGGQHVNKTSSAIRITHIPTGIVVQCQNERSQHKNKATAMKILRSRLYEVKKIEQEKKMEGLSPEKKDIAWGSQIRSYVMQPYQMIKDHRTDVETGNVTAVLDGDIDMFINAYLTAQLKPNLTPS; encoded by the coding sequence ATCTTTGACATAGATAACGCAAAGGACAAAGTCAGCGAACTCGAAAGCATGATGCACGCCCCATCGTTCTGGGATAACCCTCAGGAGGCACAACGCATATCAAAGGAAAAATCTCAACTGGAAAAGAAAATCAACAAATGGAATAAAGCTGAAATGGCATTGGAAGATATAGACATCCTTGTTGAATTAGCAGAAGAGGAAGGAGATGACTCCTTATTTAAAGACATCCGGGACAACATAAATAACCTCCGGAATACCTTTACAAGCATTGAGGTAGAAACCCTGCTATCAGGTGATGTTGACTTAAACAACGCCATAATCTCAATACATCCCGGCGCCGGCGGCACAGAATCGCAGGACTGGGCAGAGATGCTCATGCGTCTTTATTTAAGATGGGCAGAACGTCATGGATTCAAGGTTGAAATATTGGACCACCAATCAGGTGATGAGGCCGGTATCAAAGATGTTACATTCAGTGTAATCGGTGATTATGCCTACGGCTATCTGAAGGCTGAATCGGGGATTCACAGACTCGTACGAATATCACCATTTGATTCCAATAAGCGGCGTCATACATCCTTTGCATCTGTATTCATTTATCCTGAGATAGAGGATGATTTAACTGTTGAGATAAATGAAGATGACCTCAGGATAGACACATTCAGGGCAAGCGGTGCGGGCGGACAGCATGTAAATAAGACATCCTCTGCCATACGTATAACCCATATTCCAACAGGCATTGTGGTGCAATGTCAGAACGAACGCTCCCAGCATAAAAATAAGGCTACAGCCATGAAGATATTACGTTCCAGGTTATATGAGGTAAAGAAGATTGAACAGGAGAAAAAGATGGAGGGGCTGTCACCTGAGAAGAAGGATATAGCATGGGGCAGTCAAATCCGTTCCTATGTAATGCAGCCATATCAGATGATCAAAGACCATCGTACAGATGTTGAAACAGGAAATGTAACAGCAGTGCTTGACGGGGATATAGATATGTTTATAAATGCGTATCTCACAGCACAGCTCAAGCCTAACCTGACACCGTCATAA
- the uvrC gene encoding excinuclease ABC subunit UvrC, translating to MKDKLLLLPESPGVYLMKDHKAGVIYVGKANSLIDRVKSYFQKSTTLSPRIETMVKHIADIEWMVTESELEALILESNLIKKYKPKYNIILRDDKNYPYLRLYMDDKFPRIEVVRRIKPDSGLYFGPYVPVHAMRETLKLIKRTFPLATCKLDLNKKYDRPCIEYEIGRCSGPCIGEISEAGYKKIVRDVRLFLEGKDKELQRSLKGRMEEEAEKLNFEEAARLRDSIFRIEMLLKRQRIISAETGDTDVIGFARDGNYTALQILFFRGGMLVGRKGIFYDHSRDISDEEILSSFIEQYYSRDVLIPAEVLIHVKIPDMELVEKWLTEKKGKKVLITVPVRGNKAGMLRLAVENAMHTPPKLVPSPLRGEGKGGGEVLDVLKEILSLPSIPERIEAFDISNILGAEAVGSMVVWENGGLRKDEYRHFKIKTVTGADDFAMMGEVVQRRYSRVLEEGGGLPDLILIDGGKGQLNSAIRELKEIGINDIRIIGLAKAREEKGERVFLPDSPDPIELDMTSPATHLLQNIRDEAHRFAISYHRKLRGKEGMLSELDKIKGIGRARKIALLKYFGSVDVLKKAGVEELMKAPKMTEKVAKELYEELRSKK from the coding sequence ATGAAAGATAAACTCCTTTTACTCCCGGAAAGCCCTGGTGTATATCTGATGAAAGACCATAAGGCCGGGGTGATTTATGTGGGTAAGGCCAATTCCTTAATAGACCGTGTGAAATCGTATTTTCAGAAAAGTACAACACTCTCTCCGCGTATTGAAACTATGGTAAAACATATTGCGGACATAGAGTGGATGGTAACTGAGTCTGAGCTTGAGGCCCTTATACTTGAGAGCAATCTCATTAAAAAGTATAAGCCCAAATATAATATAATCCTGAGGGATGACAAGAACTATCCATACCTGAGGCTTTATATGGATGATAAGTTTCCAAGGATTGAAGTAGTCAGGCGGATTAAGCCTGATAGCGGCCTCTATTTCGGTCCTTATGTTCCGGTACATGCCATGCGCGAGACACTGAAACTGATAAAAAGGACATTTCCACTTGCAACCTGTAAGCTTGATTTGAATAAGAAATATGACAGGCCGTGTATTGAGTATGAAATCGGCAGATGCAGCGGTCCTTGCATAGGGGAAATCTCAGAGGCCGGTTATAAAAAGATTGTAAGGGATGTGAGGTTATTTCTTGAAGGTAAGGACAAGGAACTACAGAGGTCTTTAAAGGGGCGTATGGAGGAAGAGGCAGAGAAATTAAATTTTGAAGAGGCGGCAAGACTCAGGGACAGCATATTCAGGATAGAAATGCTTCTAAAAAGACAGCGAATAATTTCTGCAGAGACAGGGGATACTGATGTAATCGGTTTTGCGAGAGACGGCAACTATACAGCCCTGCAAATCTTATTTTTCAGGGGCGGGATGCTTGTAGGCCGCAAGGGGATATTCTATGACCATTCAAGGGATATTTCAGATGAAGAGATACTATCATCATTTATTGAACAGTATTACAGCAGGGATGTACTGATTCCCGCTGAGGTCTTAATCCATGTTAAAATTCCTGACATGGAGTTAGTGGAGAAATGGCTCACTGAGAAGAAGGGGAAAAAGGTCTTGATTACAGTGCCGGTGCGTGGCAATAAGGCAGGGATGCTGAGGCTTGCTGTTGAAAATGCTATGCATACTCCCCCTAAGTTAGTTCCCTCCCCCTTGAGGGGGGAGGGTAAGGGTGGGGGTGAAGTACTCGATGTACTCAAGGAGATACTCTCTCTGCCCTCAATCCCTGAGAGGATAGAGGCATTTGATATATCGAATATACTTGGGGCAGAGGCAGTCGGCTCAATGGTTGTATGGGAAAACGGCGGGCTTAGAAAAGATGAATACCGTCACTTTAAGATTAAGACAGTTACAGGTGCTGATGATTTTGCTATGATGGGGGAGGTGGTGCAGAGAAGGTATTCAAGGGTGCTTGAAGAGGGTGGCGGACTCCCTGATCTGATCTTAATAGATGGAGGCAAGGGGCAGTTAAACTCTGCAATCAGGGAATTAAAAGAGATAGGTATTAATGACATTAGAATTATCGGGCTTGCAAAGGCAAGGGAGGAAAAGGGGGAAAGGGTGTTTTTACCGGATAGTCCTGACCCTATAGAACTTGATATGACATCTCCTGCAACACACCTTTTACAGAATATCAGAGATGAGGCACACAGGTTTGCAATCTCATATCACAGAAAATTAAGAGGAAAGGAGGGGATGCTGTCGGAACTTGATAAGATTAAAGGAATCGGAAGGGCACGAAAAATAGCACTGCTGAAATACTTCGGGAGTGTAGATGTTTTGAAAAAAGCGGGTGTTGAAGAGTTGATGAAAGCGCCCAAGATGACTGAGAAAGTGGCTAAAGAGCTTTACGAGGAGCTGAGAAGTAAGAAGTAA
- a CDS encoding glutaredoxin, producing MKRLQMYTIKGCPYCSNARDVLNNSNIDYEEIDITPDSENMRNKLEKMSGGERSVPQIYIDSKYMGQDDEIKELVESKKIYELLK from the coding sequence ATGAAACGTTTACAAATGTATACAATCAAGGGATGTCCCTACTGCAGTAATGCAAGGGATGTCTTAAACAACAGTAATATTGATTATGAAGAAATAGATATAACACCTGATTCTGAAAACATGCGGAATAAACTTGAAAAGATGTCAGGAGGGGAGAGGTCAGTTCCTCAGATTTATATAGACAGTAAGTATATGGGACAGGATGATGAGATTAAGGAGTTAGTAGAGAGTAAAAAGATTTATGAGCTGCTAAAGTAG
- a CDS encoding transcriptional repressor — MKELEILRDHISRNNMKHTRQREMILETFIKTGGHISAEDLYNKVSRKDTSIGLATVYRTLNLLCECGIAQQREFGEGYTLYEIVQDYKHHDHLICTTCGKIIEFEDCNIERLQEKVAQDNGFTIYTHKLEIYGLCKECGKPRET; from the coding sequence ATGAAAGAATTAGAGATTCTCAGGGATCATATTTCCCGCAACAACATGAAGCACACACGCCAGAGGGAAATGATCTTAGAGACTTTTATAAAGACAGGCGGGCATATTAGTGCAGAGGATTTATATAATAAAGTCAGCAGGAAGGATACATCAATCGGACTTGCTACTGTTTACAGGACATTAAATCTATTGTGTGAATGCGGTATTGCCCAACAGCGTGAATTCGGCGAAGGCTATACCCTTTATGAGATAGTGCAGGATTACAAGCATCATGACCATCTTATCTGTACAACTTGCGGTAAGATCATAGAATTTGAAGACTGCAATATTGAACGCCTTCAGGAGAAGGTAGCACAGGATAACGGATTCACCATCTATACGCATAAGCTGGAGATATATGGACTCTGTAAGGAATGCGGAAAGCCTCGTGAGACGTGA